Proteins encoded in a region of the Streptomyces sp. NBC_00258 genome:
- a CDS encoding aspartate-semialdehyde dehydrogenase gives MARTVGPGTVRPGSVGPTLAVVGATGAVGTVMLQILSQHADIWGEIRLIASPRSAGRKLAVRGEQVEVVALTEEAFDGVDVAMFDVPDEVAERWAPLAASKGAIVVDNSGAFRMDPEVPLVVPEVNPHAARVRPRGIIANPNCTTLSMIVALGALHAEFGLRELVVSSYQAVSGAGRRGVDTLRQQLSLVAGTELGTTPGDVRRAVGDNTGPFPEPVALNVVPWAGTVREDGWSSEEMKVRDESRKILGLPNLPVAVTCVRVPVVTTHSLTVHARFQGEVTVDRAREILATAPGVVLFDNPAAGEFPTPVDVVGTDPTWVGRVRRALDDPTALELFVCGDNLRKGAALNTAQIAELVAAELG, from the coding sequence ATGGCCAGGACTGTGGGACCCGGGACCGTGCGACCCGGGTCCGTAGGGCCGACGCTCGCGGTCGTGGGAGCGACCGGGGCCGTCGGCACTGTCATGCTCCAGATCCTGTCCCAGCACGCGGACATCTGGGGCGAGATCCGCCTCATCGCCTCCCCGCGCTCGGCCGGCCGCAAGCTGGCCGTGCGCGGCGAGCAGGTCGAGGTGGTGGCCCTGACGGAGGAGGCCTTCGACGGGGTCGACGTCGCCATGTTCGACGTACCCGACGAGGTCGCCGAGCGCTGGGCGCCGCTGGCCGCGTCCAAGGGTGCGATCGTCGTCGACAACTCCGGCGCCTTCCGGATGGACCCCGAGGTGCCGCTGGTGGTGCCGGAGGTCAATCCGCACGCCGCCCGTGTGCGGCCGCGCGGCATCATCGCGAACCCCAACTGCACCACCCTGTCCATGATCGTGGCCCTGGGCGCGCTGCACGCCGAGTTCGGTCTGCGCGAGCTGGTGGTCTCCTCGTACCAGGCGGTGAGCGGGGCCGGGCGCCGCGGTGTCGACACCCTGCGCCAGCAGCTGTCGCTCGTCGCCGGTACGGAACTGGGGACGACCCCCGGTGACGTACGCAGGGCGGTGGGGGACAACACGGGCCCCTTCCCGGAGCCGGTGGCGCTCAACGTGGTGCCGTGGGCCGGGACCGTGCGGGAGGACGGCTGGTCCTCGGAGGAGATGAAGGTGCGGGACGAGTCCCGCAAGATCCTCGGACTGCCGAACCTGCCCGTCGCCGTCACGTGCGTACGTGTGCCGGTCGTCACCACGCACTCGCTGACCGTCCACGCCCGCTTCCAGGGCGAGGTGACGGTGGACCGGGCGAGGGAGATCCTCGCCACAGCACCCGGCGTCGTGCTCTTCGACAATCCGGCGGCGGGCGAGTTCCCGACGCCGGTCGACGTGGTGGGCACGGATCCCACCTGGGTGGGACGGGTGCGGCGGGCGCTCGACGATCCGACGGCGCTGGAGCTCTTCGTGTGCGGGGACAATCTGCGCAAGGGGGCCGCGCTGAACACGGCCCAGATCGCGGAGCTGGTGGCGGCCGAGCTGGGCTGA
- a CDS encoding SigE family RNA polymerase sigma factor, with protein sequence MAEVLEFTAAARGTTLRPPRRPRMSGASGGGMPVIAPMPAARPTRIPNQREGADETLAAGTTVDHLTETYRAHYRSLLGLAALLLDDTASCEDVVQEAFIRVHSARKRVRDKEKTLAYLRQTVVNLSRSALRRRILGLKLLSKPMPDMASAEEGAYDLLERDALIKAMKGLQRRQREVLVLRYFADMTEAQVAETLGISLGSVKAYGSRGIAALRVAMEAPA encoded by the coding sequence GTGGCTGAGGTACTCGAATTCACTGCGGCGGCGCGGGGCACGACCCTGCGCCCGCCCCGCCGACCCCGCATGTCCGGCGCGTCCGGCGGCGGCATGCCGGTGATCGCCCCCATGCCCGCAGCGCGGCCGACCCGCATACCGAACCAGCGCGAGGGCGCCGACGAAACCCTGGCGGCCGGCACGACCGTCGACCATCTCACCGAGACCTATCGCGCCCACTACAGATCGCTCCTCGGTCTCGCGGCGCTTCTCCTCGACGACACCGCCTCCTGCGAGGACGTCGTCCAGGAGGCCTTCATCCGGGTGCACTCGGCGCGCAAGCGCGTGCGTGACAAGGAGAAGACGCTCGCCTATCTGCGGCAGACCGTCGTCAACCTCTCGCGCTCGGCCCTGCGCCGGCGCATCCTCGGTCTGAAGCTCCTCTCCAAGCCGATGCCCGACATGGCGAGCGCGGAGGAGGGGGCGTACGACCTGCTGGAGCGCGACGCCCTGATCAAGGCGATGAAGGGGCTCCAGAGGCGCCAGCGCGAGGTCCTCGTCCTTCGGTACTTCGCGGACATGACCGAGGCGCAGGTCGCGGAGACACTCGGTATCTCGCTTGGGTCGGTGAAGGCGTACGGTTCGCGCGGTATCGCGGCGCTCCGTGTCGCCATGGAGGCGCCGGCATGA
- a CDS encoding nuclear transport factor 2 family protein → MTSSNDLRKTVETFWATAEERNWTAFAGTLAEDVVYTLPQTRERVSGRERYVEFNREYPGDWHLRIERIVAEPGQVVTWLHFTVGLDEMYGISFFTGDAEGRVLTITDFWPEPYEPPVGREHLVERY, encoded by the coding sequence ATGACCTCGTCGAACGATCTGCGCAAGACAGTGGAGACCTTCTGGGCCACGGCCGAGGAGAGGAACTGGACGGCGTTCGCGGGCACCCTCGCGGAGGACGTCGTCTACACCCTTCCCCAGACGCGCGAGCGCGTCAGCGGGCGGGAGAGGTATGTCGAGTTCAACCGCGAGTATCCCGGCGACTGGCATCTGCGGATCGAGCGCATAGTCGCCGAGCCCGGCCAGGTCGTCACCTGGCTCCACTTCACGGTGGGCCTGGACGAGATGTACGGGATCTCGTTCTTCACGGGTGACGCGGAGGGCCGCGTGCTGACGATCACGGACTTCTGGCCCGAGCCGTACGAACCCCCGGTGGGACGGGAGCACTTGGTGGAGCGCTACTGA
- a CDS encoding S9 family peptidase → MTESNGSVPHEGSMPDWEKRFRAPRVSLPDWAEDAPHRSLFVSNATGTYELYAWDRETGDQRQVTDRPNGTTDGVMSPDGKWIWWFDDKDGDEFGIWRRQPFAGSGGKRGEGGEDGSPVPDEPAAPGLDPSYPAGLALGRDGRTAIVGRSTDEDGSTIYVSRTGENPVEVYRHRESAGVGDLSHDGSLIAIEHTEHGDAMHSAVRVLRMDGSAVAELDDTKGGTAELGLEVLGFAPVDGDTRLLVGHQRRGRWEPMVWDAASGEETDLALAARLDGDLSAEWYPDGSALLVVNSFEARSELWRYDLATRGLEQVPTPKGTVSGATARPDGSVEYLWSSAAEPPVVRSTSGEVVLDPPGMKAPASVSVQDEWVTGPGGRIHALVQRPAGATGPLPTVFDIHGGPTWHDSDSFAAGPAAWVDHGYMVVRVNYRGSTGYGREWTDALKHRVGLIELEDIAAVREWAVSSGLADPDRLILTGGSWGGYLTLLGVGMQPEAWALGIAAVPVADYVTAYHDEMEALKAMDRTLLGGTPEEVPERFEASSPLTYVDAVKAPVYISAGVNDPRCPIRQVENYVTRLAARDAVHEVYRYDAGHGSLVVDERIKQVRLELDFAERHLGT, encoded by the coding sequence ATGACTGAGAGCAACGGGTCCGTCCCGCACGAGGGAAGCATGCCGGACTGGGAGAAGCGCTTCCGGGCGCCGCGGGTGTCCTTGCCGGACTGGGCGGAGGACGCGCCGCACCGGTCCTTGTTCGTGTCGAACGCGACAGGGACGTACGAGTTGTACGCGTGGGACCGCGAAACGGGTGACCAGCGCCAGGTCACGGACCGGCCCAACGGGACGACGGACGGCGTCATGTCGCCGGACGGCAAGTGGATCTGGTGGTTCGACGACAAGGACGGCGACGAGTTCGGGATCTGGCGACGCCAGCCGTTCGCCGGGTCCGGCGGCAAGCGCGGCGAGGGCGGCGAGGACGGCTCGCCCGTTCCCGACGAGCCCGCGGCTCCCGGGCTCGACCCCTCCTATCCCGCTGGGCTCGCGCTCGGCCGGGACGGGCGGACGGCGATCGTCGGCCGGTCGACCGACGAGGACGGCTCGACGATCTATGTCAGCCGCACCGGCGAGAACCCCGTCGAGGTCTACCGGCACCGCGAGTCGGCGGGTGTCGGCGATCTCTCGCACGACGGATCGCTGATCGCGATCGAGCACACCGAGCACGGTGACGCGATGCACTCGGCGGTGCGGGTGCTGCGGATGGACGGCTCGGCGGTCGCGGAGCTCGACGACACCAAGGGCGGCACGGCCGAGCTCGGCCTGGAGGTGCTCGGCTTCGCCCCGGTCGACGGGGACACCCGGCTGCTCGTCGGGCATCAGCGGCGCGGCCGCTGGGAGCCGATGGTGTGGGACGCGGCGTCCGGTGAGGAGACGGACCTGGCGCTGGCCGCCCGCCTGGACGGCGACCTGAGCGCCGAGTGGTATCCGGACGGTTCCGCGCTGCTCGTGGTGAACAGCTTCGAGGCGCGCAGCGAGCTGTGGCGGTACGACCTGGCGACCCGCGGCCTGGAGCAGGTGCCGACGCCGAAGGGCACGGTGTCGGGAGCGACGGCCCGCCCGGACGGCAGCGTGGAGTACCTGTGGTCGTCGGCCGCCGAGCCGCCGGTGGTCCGCTCGACGTCCGGCGAGGTCGTCCTCGACCCGCCCGGTATGAAGGCCCCGGCGTCGGTGTCCGTCCAGGACGAGTGGGTGACCGGTCCCGGCGGCCGTATCCACGCCCTCGTTCAGCGGCCGGCCGGGGCGACGGGTCCGCTGCCGACCGTCTTCGACATCCACGGCGGCCCGACCTGGCACGACAGCGACTCGTTCGCGGCGGGCCCGGCGGCCTGGGTGGACCACGGGTACATGGTGGTCCGGGTCAACTACCGCGGCTCCACGGGCTACGGGCGAGAGTGGACGGACGCGCTCAAGCACCGCGTCGGCCTGATCGAGCTGGAGGACATCGCGGCCGTACGGGAGTGGGCGGTCTCGTCCGGTCTCGCCGACCCGGACCGGCTGATCCTCACCGGCGGCTCCTGGGGCGGCTATCTCACACTGCTCGGTGTCGGTATGCAGCCCGAGGCGTGGGCGCTCGGCATCGCCGCGGTACCGGTCGCGGACTACGTCACGGCGTACCACGACGAGATGGAGGCCCTGAAGGCGATGGACCGCACGCTGCTCGGCGGCACACCGGAGGAGGTCCCGGAGCGCTTCGAGGCGTCGTCCCCTCTGACGTACGTCGACGCGGTGAAGGCCCCGGTCTACATCTCCGCCGGGGTCAACGACCCGCGCTGCCCGATCCGTCAGGTCGAGAACTACGTGACCAGGCTCGCCGCGCGCGACGCCGTCCACGAGGTGTACCGCTATGACGCGGGGCACGGTTCGCTGGTCGTGGACGAGCGGATCAAGCAGGTCCGTCTGGAGCTGGACTTCGCGGAGCGCCACCTGGGCACGTGA
- a CDS encoding sensor histidine kinase, whose product MIRQLIVSYVLLVAVALAAFTVPVAFTLTAQLRGDTEESVEREATTMALLLGEGDASSQQALARMAGAYSKDTPGTVQVIDSSGTAVASLPLPADDKAITRALKDHEPTVDWGSSWVWGRHLVVTVPAESADDKDRIVGAVRIKYATSDLSGRLWSIWGFRAILAVSVLAVAAFIGAFVARRLTRPLRQLNDMATRFSDGDLTARSPVEGPHETQQLARTLNSAGERLDSLVAAQRIFVADASHQLRTPLTALRLSLDNIADGTDDEFVREDVEQATSEVVRMSRLVNGLLVLARAEAKVSAAEPLSLHDVIEERFSVWRPAADERGVTIALGGVAGGRPLVLASPGHLDQVLDNVLSNALEVSPDGGTITVEVSSRPDEVVLSVLDQGPGMSDAEKSRAFDRFWRGQGLTGRAGSGLGLAIVKQLVTDDGGAVALRDAPGGGLCVRFSLRRAAPRSGG is encoded by the coding sequence ATGATCCGGCAGCTGATCGTCAGTTACGTACTTCTGGTGGCGGTCGCGCTGGCCGCCTTCACCGTGCCGGTGGCCTTCACGCTGACCGCGCAGCTGCGCGGGGACACCGAGGAGTCGGTGGAACGCGAGGCCACCACCATGGCGCTGCTGCTGGGCGAGGGGGACGCGTCCTCACAGCAGGCGCTCGCGCGGATGGCCGGGGCCTATTCCAAGGACACCCCCGGCACGGTCCAGGTGATCGACTCCAGCGGTACGGCGGTGGCCTCGCTCCCCCTCCCCGCGGACGACAAGGCGATCACGCGAGCCCTGAAGGACCACGAGCCGACGGTCGACTGGGGATCGTCCTGGGTCTGGGGCCGGCACCTCGTGGTGACCGTGCCCGCCGAGTCCGCGGACGACAAGGACCGGATCGTGGGCGCGGTACGCATCAAGTACGCGACCTCCGACCTCAGCGGCCGGCTGTGGAGCATCTGGGGCTTCCGGGCCATACTCGCGGTCAGCGTGCTGGCCGTGGCCGCCTTCATCGGCGCCTTCGTGGCCCGCCGCCTCACCCGCCCGCTCCGCCAGCTCAACGACATGGCGACCCGGTTCAGCGACGGCGATCTGACGGCACGCTCGCCGGTGGAGGGCCCGCACGAGACCCAGCAGCTGGCCCGCACGCTCAACTCGGCCGGCGAACGCCTCGACAGCCTGGTCGCCGCCCAGCGGATCTTCGTCGCCGACGCCTCCCACCAACTGCGTACGCCGCTGACGGCACTGCGCCTCTCCCTGGACAACATCGCGGACGGGACCGACGACGAGTTCGTACGGGAGGACGTGGAGCAGGCGACCTCCGAGGTGGTCCGGATGAGCCGTCTGGTGAACGGGCTGCTGGTGCTCGCGCGCGCGGAGGCGAAGGTGTCCGCGGCCGAACCGCTGTCGCTGCACGACGTGATCGAGGAGCGCTTCTCGGTGTGGAGACCGGCCGCCGACGAGCGCGGAGTCACCATCGCTCTGGGGGGAGTTGCCGGCGGCCGGCCGCTTGTGCTGGCCAGTCCCGGTCATCTGGACCAGGTTCTGGACAACGTTCTGTCGAATGCTCTGGAGGTCTCGCCGGACGGCGGGACGATCACCGTGGAGGTGTCGTCCCGTCCCGACGAGGTGGTGCTGTCGGTGCTGGACCAGGGGCCCGGCATGTCCGACGCGGAGAAGTCCCGCGCCTTCGACCGCTTCTGGCGCGGCCAGGGCCTGACGGGCCGGGCCGGCTCGGGGCTCGGCCTGGCCATCGTCAAGCAGCTGGTCACGGACGACGGCGGTGCGGTGGCGCTGCGGGACGCCCCTGGTGGAGGGCTGTGCGTCCGGTTCAGCTTGCGGCGGGCAGCACCGAGGAGTGGTGGTTGA
- a CDS encoding response regulator transcription factor, whose amino-acid sequence MRVLLVEDDEPVAQSLRRGLLRYGFEVAWVATGGDALAHEDPYDVVLLDLGLPDTDGLDVCKALRGRGDVPIIVISARSDETDRVVGLELGADDYVTKPFGVREVIARIRAVMRRAQPRTAAAAGPDRYGSRLTVDRKAARVRLDGEEVALAPKEYDLLAFLTEEPGALMSREQIMEAVWDANWFGPTKTLDVHVAALRRKLAGAITIEAVRGVGFRLEIDKDGDRGDGGSLGSGDKGDAAS is encoded by the coding sequence GTGCGCGTACTCCTGGTGGAAGACGACGAGCCGGTAGCCCAGTCGCTCCGGCGCGGGCTGCTGCGTTACGGCTTCGAGGTGGCGTGGGTCGCCACGGGCGGTGACGCCCTGGCCCACGAGGACCCGTACGACGTCGTACTGCTCGATCTCGGTCTGCCCGACACCGACGGTCTGGACGTCTGCAAGGCACTGCGCGGGCGCGGTGACGTGCCGATCATCGTGATCAGCGCGCGCAGCGACGAGACGGACCGGGTGGTCGGGCTGGAGCTGGGCGCCGACGACTACGTCACCAAGCCCTTCGGGGTGCGCGAGGTCATCGCGCGGATAAGGGCGGTGATGCGGCGCGCCCAGCCGCGTACGGCCGCGGCGGCGGGCCCCGACCGGTACGGGTCCAGGCTGACCGTCGACCGCAAGGCGGCCCGTGTCCGGCTGGACGGCGAGGAGGTCGCCCTCGCGCCCAAGGAGTACGACCTGCTGGCCTTCCTCACCGAGGAGCCGGGCGCGCTGATGTCGCGCGAACAGATCATGGAAGCGGTCTGGGACGCGAACTGGTTCGGGCCGACCAAGACGCTGGACGTCCATGTGGCGGCGCTGCGGCGGAAGTTGGCGGGCGCGATCACGATCGAGGCGGTCCGCGGGGTCGGCTTCCGCCTGGAGATCGACAAGGACGGCGACCGGGGCGACGGCGGCTCCTTGGGCAGCGGCGACAAGGGTGACGCCGCCTCATGA
- a CDS encoding DUF6191 domain-containing protein has product MEFAVFASLPGLVILLTVIAFVDQLMLRAGRAGVLPWRNGARAGQVSATGFEQLHGALSPGKQHELNERQSALVLRDDEEDGAPPHRTRVDLDGGTAVVVIRTPDGTRARARNSGDRSPQ; this is encoded by the coding sequence ATGGAATTCGCCGTGTTCGCCTCCCTCCCCGGGCTGGTCATCCTGCTGACGGTCATCGCGTTCGTCGATCAGTTGATGTTGCGGGCCGGGCGGGCCGGGGTGCTGCCCTGGCGCAACGGGGCGCGGGCCGGTCAGGTGTCGGCCACCGGCTTCGAGCAGTTGCACGGCGCGCTGTCACCCGGCAAGCAGCACGAACTCAACGAGCGGCAGTCCGCCCTCGTGCTCCGGGACGACGAGGAGGACGGCGCGCCCCCGCACCGGACACGCGTCGACCTGGACGGCGGGACAGCGGTGGTGGTGATACGGACGCCGGACGGAACCCGAGCCCGCGCCCGGAACAGCGGAGACCGCTCGCCTCAGTAG
- a CDS encoding aspartate kinase, with amino-acid sequence MGLVVQKYGGSSVADAEGIKRVAKRIVDAKKNGHQVVVVVSAMGDTTDELIDLAEQVSPIPAGREFDMLLTAGERISMALLAMAIKNLGHEAQSFTGSQAGVITDSVHNKARIIDVTPGRIRTALDEGNIAIVAGFQGVSQDKKDITTLGRGGSDTTAVALAAALDAEVCEIYTDVDGVFTADPRVVKKARKIDWISSEDMLELAASGSKVLLHRCVEYARRYNIPIHVRSSFSGLPGTWVSNENPQGDAQVEHAIISGVAHDISEAKITVVGVPDKPGEAAVIFRAIADAQINIDMIVQNVSAASTGLTDISFTLPKTEGHKAIDALEKAKGAIGFDSLRYDDQIGKISLVGAGMKTNPGVTASFFQALSDAGVNIELISTSEIRISVVTRQDDVNEAVRAVHSAFGLDSDSDEAVVYGGTGR; translated from the coding sequence GTGGGCCTTGTCGTGCAGAAGTACGGAGGCTCCTCCGTAGCCGATGCCGAGGGCATCAAGCGTGTCGCCAAGCGGATCGTCGACGCCAAGAAGAACGGCCATCAGGTCGTTGTCGTGGTGTCGGCGATGGGTGACACGACGGATGAGCTGATCGATCTCGCCGAGCAGGTATCCCCGATTCCTGCCGGGCGTGAGTTCGACATGCTGCTGACCGCAGGAGAGCGGATCTCCATGGCCCTGCTGGCGATGGCGATCAAAAACCTGGGCCACGAGGCCCAGAGCTTCACCGGCAGCCAGGCAGGCGTGATCACCGACTCCGTCCACAATAAAGCGCGCATCATCGATGTCACGCCCGGCCGCATCAGGACCGCGCTGGACGAGGGCAACATCGCCATTGTCGCCGGGTTCCAGGGCGTGAGCCAGGACAAGAAGGACATCACCACGCTGGGGCGAGGCGGGTCCGACACGACCGCCGTCGCCCTTGCCGCCGCCCTCGACGCCGAGGTCTGCGAGATCTACACGGACGTCGACGGTGTGTTCACCGCCGACCCGCGCGTGGTGAAGAAGGCCCGGAAGATCGACTGGATCTCCTCCGAGGACATGCTGGAGCTCGCGGCCTCCGGCTCCAAGGTGCTGCTGCACCGCTGCGTCGAGTACGCACGCCGTTACAACATCCCGATCCACGTCCGCTCGTCCTTCTCGGGACTGCCGGGCACCTGGGTCAGCAACGAGAATCCGCAAGGGGACGCGCAGGTGGAGCACGCCATCATCTCCGGAGTCGCGCACGACATCTCCGAAGCCAAGATCACGGTCGTCGGCGTCCCGGACAAGCCGGGCGAGGCCGCGGTGATCTTCCGCGCCATCGCGGACGCCCAGATCAACATCGACATGATCGTGCAGAACGTGTCGGCGGCCTCCACGGGCCTCACCGACATCTCCTTCACCCTCCCCAAGACCGAGGGCCACAAGGCCATCGACGCCCTGGAGAAGGCGAAGGGCGCGATCGGCTTCGACTCGCTGCGCTACGACGACCAGATCGGCAAGATCTCGCTGGTCGGCGCGGGGATGAAGACCAATCCGGGCGTCACCGCCTCGTTCTTCCAGGCGCTGTCCGACGCGGGCGTCAACATCGAGCTGATCTCGACCTCCGAGATCCGCATCTCGGTGGTGACCCGCCAGGACGACGTCAACGAGGCCGTGCGCGCCGTGCACAGCGCCTTCGGGCTCGACTCCGACAGCGACGAGGCAGTCGTCTACGGAGGCACCGGCCGCTGA
- a CDS encoding SURF1 family protein: MYRFLLTPRWWGINVFVLLAIPFCIFMGSWQLSRFEDRVQDHRDAGEQATAAKTDPARPLAELLPVDKKTSGKQTTAKGRYGKQLLVPDRELADKRGFYVLTLLRTDDGRALPVVRGWLPGDADPAKAPAAPAGEVTVTGALQASETPGSNGVPAAGGLPSGQTGAISSAALVNLVPYDVYDAWVTLAKADAGMKAVPAAAPADTGLDLKAFQNLGYTGEWFVFAGFVVFMWFRLIRREVEFAQDAELGLVEGDGEGAPPVQDGDGEGSDTVVTADSTKVSASPTA, translated from the coding sequence GTGTACCGGTTCCTGCTGACGCCCCGCTGGTGGGGGATCAACGTCTTCGTGCTGTTGGCCATCCCCTTCTGCATCTTCATGGGGTCATGGCAGTTGAGCCGGTTCGAGGACCGCGTCCAGGACCACCGTGACGCGGGCGAGCAGGCCACCGCGGCCAAGACCGATCCGGCCAGGCCGCTCGCCGAGCTGCTGCCCGTGGACAAGAAGACGTCGGGCAAACAGACCACGGCGAAGGGCCGGTACGGGAAGCAGTTGCTCGTGCCGGACCGGGAGCTGGCCGACAAGCGCGGTTTCTACGTTCTGACGTTGCTGCGCACCGACGACGGCAGGGCACTGCCGGTGGTCCGGGGCTGGCTCCCCGGAGACGCGGACCCCGCGAAGGCTCCTGCCGCTCCGGCCGGTGAGGTCACCGTGACCGGCGCGCTGCAGGCGTCGGAGACACCCGGTTCGAACGGCGTGCCCGCGGCCGGTGGTCTCCCCTCCGGCCAGACCGGCGCGATCAGCTCGGCGGCGCTGGTGAACCTCGTGCCGTACGACGTGTACGACGCCTGGGTCACTCTCGCCAAGGCCGACGCGGGGATGAAGGCGGTGCCCGCGGCTGCTCCGGCGGACACGGGCCTGGACCTGAAGGCGTTCCAGAACCTGGGCTACACCGGCGAGTGGTTCGTCTTCGCGGGCTTCGTGGTCTTCATGTGGTTCCGGCTGATCCGGCGCGAGGTGGAGTTCGCGCAGGACGCGGAGCTGGGCCTTGTCGAGGGCGACGGCGAGGGCGCTCCCCCGGTCCAGGACGGGGACGGAGAGGGCAGTGACACCGTCGTCACCGCCGACAGCACGAAGGTGTCGGCCTCTCCGACGGCCTGA
- a CDS encoding potassium channel family protein → MVVCGDDALAHRLAAELRGVYGERVTLVVPSAEGTVRPPVVGRARASALLDRVSAAVTRATSNGGIGGSGNSSGGGTGGSGGAGEGAAGRATVSLTRGATSPRGTASANRSATSEEPRPARVLEAAVLTEAVLAEAGVEHAAALALVHDDDETNIRAALMARRLNPRLRLVVRLYNRRLGQHIEALLDQASALAMAGMADVGEGAGANAGGDGGGDGGGEGGPSRPALLDASTTVLSDADTAAPALAATAVAGTSKVVQTDGLMLRAVERQPPGPGEVADPGLCTLALLSATTNDPAGADGSESSGENAPRLLPDERSVAAATGRGTIVLETVSYSGPPLPAGRSVLPFGRLFSRRLRWSFAGLVACVVALAVASMVTTGDHPLHATYLTLLDLFAINEPALKEPLGRQILQLLSGLVGLLLLPVLVAAVLEGLGTFRSGTALRKPPRGLSDHVVLLGLGKIGTRVLARLRELHIPVVCVEADPEARGLALARRLRVPVVLGDVTQEGVLEAAKIHRAHALLALTSADTTNLEASLYARSVRPDLRVVLRLYDDDFATAVYRTLRATHPHALTRSRSVSHLAAPAFAGAMMGRQILGAIPVERRVLLFAALDVAGHPHLEGRTVAEAFRAGAWRVLALDSASPEERRPDLATAPAPSPGSSERPSGLVWDLPPTYVLGSEDRVVIAATRRGLAELLGRRPRERTGT, encoded by the coding sequence ATGGTGGTGTGCGGGGACGATGCCCTCGCGCACCGGCTGGCGGCCGAGTTGCGTGGTGTCTACGGCGAACGGGTGACGCTGGTCGTACCGTCCGCCGAGGGCACCGTACGGCCGCCGGTCGTCGGACGGGCCCGTGCCTCGGCGCTGCTCGACCGGGTGTCGGCGGCGGTGACCCGTGCGACGTCCAACGGCGGTATCGGCGGCAGCGGCAACAGCAGTGGCGGTGGAACCGGCGGAAGCGGGGGCGCCGGTGAGGGCGCGGCCGGCCGGGCCACCGTCTCCTTGACCCGTGGAGCCACGTCTCCCCGGGGAACCGCCTCGGCGAATCGGTCCGCCACCTCCGAGGAGCCGCGCCCCGCCCGGGTGCTGGAAGCCGCCGTCCTGACCGAGGCCGTGCTCGCCGAAGCCGGTGTCGAGCATGCCGCCGCGCTGGCGCTCGTCCATGACGACGACGAGACGAACATCCGCGCCGCGCTGATGGCGCGCCGCCTCAACCCCCGTCTGCGCCTGGTCGTCCGGCTCTACAACCGCCGTCTCGGCCAGCACATCGAGGCCCTCCTCGACCAGGCCTCCGCCCTGGCCATGGCGGGTATGGCGGACGTCGGAGAGGGCGCCGGAGCGAATGCCGGAGGAGACGGCGGAGGAGACGGCGGAGGGGAGGGCGGTCCATCCAGGCCCGCACTCCTCGATGCCTCCACGACCGTGCTCTCCGACGCGGACACCGCCGCGCCCGCGCTGGCGGCGACCGCGGTCGCCGGGACCAGCAAGGTCGTACAGACCGACGGGCTGATGCTGCGGGCCGTGGAACGGCAGCCGCCAGGACCCGGGGAGGTCGCCGACCCGGGCCTGTGCACGCTGGCCCTGCTCTCGGCCACCACCAACGACCCGGCCGGCGCGGACGGTTCGGAGAGCAGCGGTGAGAACGCGCCGCGGCTCCTGCCCGACGAACGCTCGGTGGCCGCCGCCACCGGGCGCGGGACCATCGTCCTGGAGACGGTGTCGTACTCCGGTCCGCCGCTCCCCGCCGGACGCAGTGTCCTGCCCTTCGGCAGGCTGTTCTCCCGGCGGCTGCGCTGGTCGTTCGCGGGCCTGGTGGCCTGTGTGGTGGCGCTCGCGGTCGCGTCCATGGTGACGACGGGCGACCATCCTCTGCACGCCACCTATCTGACCCTCCTCGATCTCTTCGCCATCAACGAACCCGCGCTGAAAGAACCCCTCGGCCGCCAGATCCTCCAACTCCTCTCCGGTCTGGTCGGGTTGCTGCTGCTCCCCGTGCTCGTCGCCGCCGTGCTGGAGGGCCTCGGTACGTTCCGCAGCGGGACCGCGCTGCGGAAGCCGCCCCGCGGGCTCTCCGATCACGTCGTGCTCCTCGGGCTCGGCAAGATCGGCACACGTGTCCTCGCCCGTCTGCGCGAACTCCACATCCCCGTCGTGTGCGTCGAGGCCGACCCCGAGGCGCGCGGGCTCGCGCTGGCGCGCCGGCTGCGCGTGCCTGTCGTTCTCGGTGACGTCACCCAGGAAGGCGTCCTGGAAGCCGCCAAGATCCACCGCGCGCATGCGCTGCTCGCCCTGACCAGCGCGGACACCACCAACCTGGAAGCCTCCCTGTACGCCAGGTCGGTGCGGCCCGATCTCCGCGTGGTGCTGCGGCTGTACGACGACGACTTCGCCACCGCCGTGTACCGCACCCTGCGCGCCACCCACCCGCACGCGCTCACCCGAAGCCGCAGCGTCTCCCATCTGGCCGCGCCCGCCTTCGCCGGAGCGATGATGGGCCGCCAGATCCTGGGCGCGATCCCGGTCGAACGCCGGGTCCTGCTCTTCGCCGCCCTGGACGTCGCCGGGCATCCGCACCTGGAGGGCCGTACGGTCGCCGAGGCGTTCCGCGCGGGAGCGTGGCGGGTGCTCGCCCTGGACAGCGCCTCCCCCGAGGAACGCCGGCCGGACCTGGCCACCGCCCCCGCTCCCTCCCCCGGCTCGTCCGAGCGCCCGTCGGGCCTGGTCTGGGACCTGCCTCCCACCTATGTGCTCGGCTCCGAGGACCGTGTCGTCATCGCGGCCACCCGACGAGGCCTCGCCGAACTGCTGGGACGACGCCCCCGGGAACGTACGGGCACGTAG